The Drosophila gunungcola strain Sukarami chromosome 3L unlocalized genomic scaffold, Dgunungcola_SK_2 000003F, whole genome shotgun sequence genome contains a region encoding:
- the LOC128258586 gene encoding LOW QUALITY PROTEIN: talin-2 (The sequence of the model RefSeq protein was modified relative to this genomic sequence to represent the inferred CDS: deleted 2 bases in 2 codons) yields MSTLSLRIQLEGGRVTKTIQFQPNTTVFDACKVIRDKFAEAVQGQPSEYGLFISDEQNQQGVWLEAGRTLGYYILHNQDTLEYRRKLRTLRVRMLDGAVKTILVDDSQPVSQLMVVICTKIGITNHEEYGLVREDNEAQNENLPDNKFGTLTLKRKIMEKDRDAKMESLRKKLKTDDEMNWVDVSRTLREQGIDEAETVLLRRRFFFSDQNIDSRDPVQLNLLYVQARDAILDGTHPVTHDKACEFAGIQVHIQFGPHNEAKHKPGFLDLKDFLPQSYVRVKGIEKKVFAEHRKHTELSEINAKVLYTKTARELPTYGVTFFLVKEKMNGKNKLVPRLLGVTKDSVLRLDERTKEILISWPLTTVRRWGASPNTFTLDFGDYANQYYSVQTTEAEQIVQLIAGYIDIILKKKQTKDHFGIEGDEGSTMVEESVAPSKATFLQHETNRMEQLNVESLAHPGIMRPYDGERSFMQNEVQTVQYGAFVGQVNHAHQPPSTKEVRISSVNLTEPQRALLGYISAGQDVLIRADEELRTKAPIQELGSDLRSIEWRENTLDTSKQAVSSHVAAMSAATAQIITASHPDEVDTEAISASVSQIAQTIPEVTKEVRLIAALMENDSNGDQLLEAARNLCNAFSDLLKAAEPESKEPPQHLINAANRVGEATTQVLSTIAEEEVPENRDLHDMLLALAKAVANTTAALVLRAKNIAANCEDEQARNRVIGAASQCALATSQLVACAKVVAPTLHNAACREQLEAAARNVARAVNSLCEVCNEASNDPKLKADLLAAARDVSKSLTAMLEHVKLSTREHANRTSTELSPVENVIIGTDILVSTHDPQEMVRHARTLGQTTAQLIQSIKGEADQQQDADMKRHLLSAAKQLADATAKLVEAARLCSSNPQSSDNQNALRRAAEELREITTTAANTPAMKRGLIQRLEFCSKQAASAATQCISAAQNAVQHSQDHQTKETLLQDCKRVADTIPRLVTSLKTTRAQPDDPNAQLNLIEAAEQFVEPALQVSKSSRALQPTVTDIPSATQLSKGALHLGQCVSELHSVAQRARDACGGQELESALEEVRKLHDVLDDTRQAAVAGQLRPLPGQSVESTADELRKSAKNVGIALSQLLSSVLHNQRSYAGAAGRDTALALGDFTRSVHGVAATTQNPAIIDCADDVVTSSARLIEQAQRTLQGVSNPEALTQAGREVTGALSATVDCIPGQREVDVALRNVSDLSEILSMSEFPPSGRPYATLQSELKQVAEQLSSSGGQIVVSYASPALLAESSQNFAANYRDLLSVSMEMAGQTQEEEVRSQMIESLRHVSTQSCSLLSTAKSIAADPGQPNAKNLLHAAARGVTESINQLVDASIQSAPGQKECDNAMRNIEALRLMLDYPHEPINELGYFDCVEQATGKSRNLGYAISEMINNAKQSQHVEFSQSVNNVNDSIQGLIESSSQAAYLIGVSHPSSVAGRPGIIDQAQLTWAYQGIRQHCDIVSSQQSTKPQMISALTVIAKHTSYLCSICRQASMNTSNPVAKNEFIVLAKQVATATSDLVQAIKAIEEQPASGSRERLVDPLLEAVKAVRQYASSPEFSSVPAKISAEGRKAQEPVIQAGRGVIDGVVEMVKAAKSLALSPDNPPVWQQLSMHSTPVSESVKRLVDNIRDKAPGQAQCEQVLHTLGTCTRELDSCALAVNAQGLSQRRDNNLHGFSGQTMNSASELVDKLEPIRVAGKNNAEQLGHAVGEISRYVVPMVNGAIGACTHIVHSQQQMSLIQQTRSVVESAITLVQSAKDSAGNPRATQAHPRLDEAIDGTREAIQELQQTVEKISAETGIVTGLMEQINRSITRLTDKRQSLLNASYSDTFVDYQTRMVARAKEIASLANEMNAKSSVEPAALPQLAVDMTQHYQQLTQDSVGASTTTSSPDVAMRIRTTVIDLGRSVSSMIQSSAGGARPNDMSAQKDIARSAREVSEKVAQVLAALQAGSRGTQACINAAHTVSGIIGDLDTTIMFATAGTLHSDGDGSFADHREHILQTAKALVEDTKVLVTGAAGTQDQLANAAQNAVSTITQLAEAVKRGACSLGSSQPDSQVMVINAVKDVASALGDLINCTKLASGKSINDPSMQDLKESARVMVLNVSSLLKTVKAVEDEHTRGTRAMEATVEAISQEIRAMHTTPPVGNTQVGPEELIRVTMNVTAATAKAVAAGTSNLQADIVSAANLGRRAISDMLIVCRSVAWNCAETEELRSRTLEAGTAVGESYRDLLSGILHSCSADDRMHLSRRVAKCVTDLVAMARLLKGSDWIDPEDPTVIAENELLGAAASIDAAAKKLASLRPRRQADVKIELDENMKFDEMILEAAKGIMAASAALVRAANAAQRELIDTGKVAHRPLTSSVDGQWSEGLVSAARLVAAATHSLVEAAQNLVRGVGTEEMLISTAKQVAASTAQLLIACKVKSNPNSEAGRRLQAAGNSVIKSTDNLVQAAQQGLEAEEEHSLRINTSMVDGMAQEINARSAVLRKEKELAEARERLKYVRQAKRYGKNGQGFTTDESEPEYSYGTLNKSQNNTLGRSGYYGSSEMPSSPSYLSGGQQQQQPQKHHYNYASPQPQHFHHPGAVSPPPSNYPHMDDANGDFPPPPPPLSTTISNMQTATSGHSFRPNPKLTANAVPRPYPGSPGGSNGLTTAPTTSGTPTNPNYQQSFESSTSIKTLNSSPPAVPKKPTASRNLEACVQDLHDKTFGQGGVVQLTGGNGYPGQNYEGYTSRYETRNFDKSANNTTSSRSELGMVKPLESSFSQMTLNTDGGKISIVDQGSERLTSMTQRVMERKSFTTTTESRSETKTEKHSFRLD; encoded by the exons ATGTCCACGCTATCGCTGCGCATCCAACTGGAAGGTGGTCGGGTGACCAAGACCATACAGTTCCAGCCCAACACCACAGTCTTCGATGCCTGCAAGGTCATCCGCGATAAGTTCGCCGAGGCAGTGCAAGGACAAC CTAGCGAATATGGCCTGTTCATTTCGGACGAGCAGAACCAGCAGGGCGTTTGGTTGGAAGCCGGACGTACCCTGGGCTACTACATTCTGCACAACCAGGACACGCTGGAGTACCGCCGCAAGCTGCGCACCCTGCGCGTTCGCATGCTGGACGGAGCTGTGAAGACCATTCTGGTGGACGACTCCCAGCCGGTGTCGCAGCTCATGGTGGTCATCTGCACCAAGATCGGCATCACCAATCACGAGGAATACGGATTGGTGCGCGAGGACAACGAGGCGCAGAACGAGAATCTGCCGGACAACAAGTTTGGCACCTTGACACTCAAGCGCAAGATTATGGAGAAGGATCGCGATGCCAAAATGGAGAGTTTGCGCAAGAAACTGAAGACGGATGATGAGA TGAACTGGGTGGATGTGAGTCGCACGTTAAGGGAGCAGGGCATTGACGAGGCAGAGACTGTTTTGCTGCGCCGTCGCTTCTTCTTCTCGGACCAAAACATCGATTCTCGAGACCCCGTGCAATTGAATTTGCTGTATGTGCAGGCCAGGGACGCCATTCTGGATGGCACGCATCCTGTGACCCACGATAAAG CTTGCGAGTTCGCTGGTATCCAAGTGCATATTCAATTCGGACCGCACAATGAGGCCAAGCACAAGCCCGGATTTCTAGA TTTGAAGGACTTTCTGCCCCAGTCCTATGTGCGCGTCAAGGGAATTGAGAAGAAAGTCTTTGCGGAGCACCGCAAGCACACGGAACTTTCCGaaatcaacgccaaagtacTGTACACCAAGACCGCCCGGGAGTTGCCCACCTATGGCGTTACCTTCTTTCTGGTCAAGGAGAAGATGAATGGCAAGAACAAGCTGGTGCCCCGTCTGTTGGGCGTGACCAAGGACTCGGTGCTGCGTCTGGACGAGCGCACCAAAGAGATTCTCATCTCGTGGCCCTTGACCACAGTGCGACGTTGGGGCGCCTCGCCAAACACCTTCACCCTGGACTTTGGCGACTACGCCAATCAGTACTACTCGGTGCAGACGACGGAGGCCGAGCAGATTGTCCAGCTCATTGCTGGCTATATTGATATTATCCTGAAGAAAAAACAGACCAAGGATCACTTTGGAATCGAGGGCGATGAGGGTTCCACCATGGTGGAGGAGTCAGTGGCACCTTCCAA GGCCACCTTCTTGCAACACGAAACTAATCGCATGGAGCAACTCAATGTGGAGAGCTTGGCTCATCCGGGCATAATGCGCCCCTATGATG GCGAGCGCTCATTTATGCAGAACGAAGTGCAGACCGTGCAGTATGGTGCCTTCGTCGGCCAGGTGAACCATGCCCACCAGCCGCCCTCG ACTAAGGAAGTTCGCATTAGTTCTGTGAATCTGACGGAGCCACAGCGTGCGCTGCTGGGCTACATATCCGCTGGCCAGGATGTCTTGATTCGCGCTGACGAAGAGCTGCGCACCAAG GCACCCATTCAGGAGCTGGGCAGCGATTTGCGTTCCATTGAGTGGCGAGAGAATACTTTGGACACTTCGAAGCAGGCGGTGAGCAGTCATGTGGCCGCCATGAGCGCTGCCACGGCCCAAATCATCACAGCCTCGCATCCGGATGAGGTGGATACGGAGGCCATTTCTGCGTCTGTCTCCCAGATTGCCCAAACCATTCCGGAGGTTACCAAGGAGGTGCGTCTGATTGCCGCCCTGATGGAGAACGATTCGAATGGGGACCAACTGCTGGAGGCTGCCCGCAATCTGTGCAACGCCTTCAGTGATCTCCTCAAGGCAGCCGAGCCGGAGAGCAAGGAGCCGCCGCAACACTTGATCAATGCAGCCAACCGAGTGGGCGAGGCCACCACCCAAGTGTTGAGCACCATtgcggaggaggaggtgccCGAGAACCGTGACCTCCACGACATGCTCCTGGCTCTGGCCAAGGCGGTGGCCAACACCACCGCCGCCCTTGTGCTGCGCGCCAAGAACATTGCCGCCAACTGCGAGGATGAGCAGGCCAGGAACCGGGTGATTGGCGCCGCCAGTCAGTGTGCTCTGGCCACCAGCCAGTTGGTGGCCTGTGCCAAGGTCGTCGCCCCCACGCTGCACAACGCCGCTTGTCGGGAGCAACTGGAGGCGGCCGCCAGGAACGTGGCCAGAGCCGTCAACTCGCTGTGCGAAGTATGCAACGAGGCCAGCAACGACCCCAAGCTGAAGGCCGATTTGCTGGCCGCCGCCCGAGATGTGTCCAAGAGTCTCACCGCCATGCTGGAGCACGTGAAGCTGAGCACCAGGGAGCACGCCAATCGCACCAGCACCGAGCTGAGTCCCGTGGAGAACGTGATCATCGGCACA GACATTCTGGTGTCCACCCACGATCCGCAGGAAATGGTGCGGCATGCCCGCACCCTGGGCCAGACCACCGCCCAGCTGATCCAGAGCATCAAGGGCGAGGCGGACCAGCAGCAGGATGCGGACATGAAGCGGCATCTGCTGTCCGCCGCCAAGCAGCTGGCCGATGCCACCGCAAAGCTGGTGGAGGCCGCCCGACTCTGCTCCTCGAATCCCCAGAGCTCGGACAACCAGAACGCTCTGCGTAGGGCGGCGGAGGAGCTGCGCGAGATCACCACCACGGCGGCCAATACGCCGGCTATGAAGCGCGGACTCATCCAGCGCCTGGAGTTTTGCTCCAAGCAGGCGGCCTCAGCGGCCACCCAGTGCATCTCGGCGGCCCAGAATGCGGTGCAGCACAGCCAGGACCACCAGACCAAGGAGACGCTGCTGCAGGACTGCAAGCGGGTGGCGGACACCATTCCGCGACTGGTCACATCGCTGAAGACCACCCGTGCCCAGCCCGACGATCCCAATGCCCAGCTGAATCTCATCGAAGCGGCCGAACAGTTCGTGGAGCCGGCGCTGCAGGTGTCCAAATCTTCGAGGGCCCTGCAGCCCACGGTCACCGACATTCCATCGGCCACCCAGCTGTCCAAGGGTGCCCTGCACTTGGGACAGTGTGTCTCTGAGCTGCACTCGGTGGCCCAGCGGGCACGCGATGCCTGTGGCGGCCAGGAACTGGAGTCGGCCCTGGAGGAGGTGCGCAAGCTGCACGACGTGCTAGACGATACTCGCCAGGCGGCTGTGGCCGGCCAACTGCGTCCGCTGCCGGGACAGAGCGTGGAGAGCACAGCCGATGAGCTGCGCAAGTCGGCCAAGAATGTAGGCATCGCTCTGAGCCAGCTGCTGTCCTCGGTGCTGCACAACCAGCGCAGCTATGCGGGAGCCGCGGGCCGCGACACTGCCCTGGCCCTGGGCGACTTCACCAGGAGCGTGCACGGAGTGGCGGCCACCACCCAGAATCCGGCCATTATCGACTGTGCGGATGATGTGGTCACCAGCTCGGCGCGCCTCATCGAGCAGGCGCAGCGCACGCTGCAGGGAGTGTCCAACCCGGAGGCCCTGACCCAAGCCGGCAGGGAGGTGACCGGAGCCCTGTCCGCCACCGTGGACTGCATTCCCGGACAGCGTGAGGTGGATGTGGCCCTGAGAAACGTCAGCGATCTGAGTGAGATCCTGTCGATGAGCGAGTTCCCGCCCTCGGGCCGTCCCTATGCCACGCTGCAGTCGGAGCTGAAGCAAGTGGCGGAGCAGCTGAGCAGCTCGGGTGGCCAGATAGTGGTCTCGTACGCCTCGCCAGCTCTGCTGGCCGAGAGCAGCCAGAACTTTGCGGCCAACTACCGGGACCTGCTGTCCGTCAGCATGGAGATGGCCGGCCAGAcacaggaggaggaggtgcgCTCCCAGATGATCGAGTCGCTGCGCCATGTGTCCACCCAGTCGTGCTCCCTGCTCTCGACGGCCAAGTCGATTGCCGCCGATCCGGGCCAGCCGAATGCCAAGAACCTGCTGCACGCCGCTGCGCGCGGCGTCACCGAGAGCATCAATCAGTTGGTGGATGCCAGCATCCAGTCCGCTCCCGGGCAGAAGGAGTGCGACAATGCCATGCGCAACATTGAAGCCCTGCGCCTCATGCTCGACTACCCGCACGAGCCCATCAACGAGCTGGGCTACTTCGATTGCGTGGAGCAGGCCACTGGGAAGTCGCGCAACTTGGGCTACGCCATCTCCGAAATGATCAACAATGCCAAGCAGTCGCAGCATGTGGAGTTCAGCCAGTCGGTGAACAACGTGAACGACTCCATCCAGGGCCTGATAGAGAGCTCCTCGCAGGCGGCCTACTTGATAGGCGTCTCGCATCCGTCGAGTGTGGCCGGCAGGCCGGGAATCATTGATCAGGCCCAGCTGACCTGGGCCTACCAGGGCATCCGGCAGCACTGCGACATTGTGAGCAGCCAGCAGTCGACCAAGCCGCAGATGATCTCGGCCCTCACCGTGATTGCCAAGCACACCAGCTACCTGTGCTCCATTTGCCGCCAGGCCTCGATGAACACCTCGAACCCGGTGGCCAAGAACGAGTTCATTGTGCTGGCCAAGCAGGTGGCCACGGCCACCTCGGACCTGGTGCAGGCCATCAAGGCCATTGAGGAGCAGCCAGCCAGCGGCAGTCGCGAGCGTCTGGTGGATCCCCTCCTGGAGGCCGTGAAGGCGGTGCGCCAGTATGCCTCCAGTCCGGAGTTCAGTTCGGTGCCAGCCAAGATATCGGCGGAGGGCAGGAAGGCCCAGGAGCCAGTCATCCAGGCGGGACGCGGTGTGATTGACGGCGTCGTGGAGATGGTCAAGGCGGCCAAGTCGCTGGCCCTGTCCCCCGACAATCCGCCCGTGTGGCAGCAGCTCTCGATGCACTCCACGCCGGTTTCGGAGTCGGTGAAGCGACTAGTGGACAACATTCGCGACAAGGCGCCCGGACAGGCCCAGTGCGAGCAGGTGCTCCACACACTGGGCACCTGCACCCGGGAGCTGGACAGCTGTGCGCTGGCCGTCAATGCCCAGGGTCTCAGCCAGCGTCGGGATAACAACCTGCACGGATTCAGTGGGCAGACGATGAACTCTGCCTCCGAGCTGGTGGACAAACTGGAACCCATTCGGGTGGCCGGCAAGAACAATGCCGAGCAGCTGGGTCACGCCGTGGGCGAGATCTCGCGCTATGTGGTGCCCATGGTGAACGGGGCGATCGGAGCCTGCACCCACATTGTGCACAGCCAGCAGCAGATGTCGCTGATCCAGCAGACGCGTTCGGTGGTGGAGAGTGCCATCACGCTGGTGCAGTCGGCCAAGGACTCGGCTGGCAATCCGAGAGCCACTCAGGCCCATCCGCGACTGGACGAGGCCATCGATGGCACCAGGGAGGCCATCCAGGAGCTGCAGCAGACCGTGGAGAAGATCAGCGCGGAGACGGGCATCGTGACGGGACTGATGGAGCAGATCAACCGGTCCATCACCCGGCTGACCGACAAGCGGCAGTCCCTGCTGAACGCCTCCTACTCGGACACCTTTGTGGACTACCAGACGCGCATGGTGGCGCGGGCCAAGGAGATCGCCAGCCTGGCCAACGAGATGAACGCGAAGAGCAGCGTGGAGCCGGCCGCTTTGCCCCAACTGGCCGTGGACATGACCCAGCACTATCAGCAGCTGACCCAGGACTCGGTGGGTGCGAgcaccaccacctcctcgCCGGACGTGGCCATGCGCATCCGCACCACGGTCATCGACCTGGGTCGCTCGGTCAGCTCGATGATCCAGTCGTCGGCGGGCGGAGCACGACCCAACGATATGAGTGCCCAGAAGGACATTGCGCGCAGTGCTCGCGAGGTGTCCGAGAAGGTGGCCCAAGTGCTGGCCGCCCTGCAGGCGGGATCCCGAGGCACCCAGGCCTGCATCAATGCCGCCCACACGGTGTCGGGAATCATCGGCGACCTGGACACAACCATTATGTTCGCCACCGCGGGCACTCTGCACTCGGACGGGGATGGCAGCTTTGCCGACCATCGCGAGCACATCCTGCAGACGGCAAAGGCCCTGGTGGAGGACACCAAGGTGCTGGTGACCGGAGCGGCTGGCACCCAGGATCAGCTGGCCAATGCAGCTCAGAACGCGGTCTCAACCATAA CTCAATTGGCTGAGGCAGTGAAGCGGGGAGCCTGCTCGCTGGGATCCTCGCAACCCGATTCCCAGGTCATGGTCATCAATGCCGTCAAGGATGTGGCCTCGGCCCTGGGTGACTTGATTAACTGCACCAAACTGGCCTCTGGCAAGTCCATCAACGATCCCTCGATGCAGGATCTTAAGGAGAGCGCCAGG GTGATGGTGCTAAATGTGTCCTCGCTGCTGAAGACTGTGAAGGCTGTGGAGGATGAGCATACGCGCGGAACTCGCGCCATGGAGGCCACCGTGGAAGCCATCTCCCAGGAGATTCGG GCCATGCACACCACACCACCGGTGGGCAATACCCAGGTGGGCCCCGAGGAACTGATCCGAGTGACCATGAATGTGACGGCGGCCACAGCCAAGGCCGTTGCGGCCGGAACCTCCAATCTGCAGGCCGACATCGTGTCGGCCGCCAACCTTGGACGCCGTGCCATCTCCGACATGCTGATCGTTTGCCGCTCGGTGGCCTGGAACTGTGCCGAAACGGAGGAGCTGAGATCGCGCACTCTGGAGGCGGGCACTGCGGTGGGCGAGTCTTACCGCGACCTGCTCAGTGGCATCCTGCACAGCTGCAGTGCCGACGATCGCATGCACTTGTCGCGTCGCGTGGCCAAGTGCGTCACCGACCTGGTGGCCATGGCCAGGCTGCTCAAGGGCTCCGATTGGATCGATCCCGAGGATCCCACGGTCATCGCGGAGAACGAACTGCTGGGCGCCGCTGCCTCCATCGATGCGGCGGCCAAGAAGCTGGCCTCACTGCGTCCACGTCGCCAGGCAGATGTCAAG ATCGAGCTCGATGAGAACATGAAGTTTGACGAAATGATCCTGGAGGCCGCG AAGGGCATCATGGCAGCCTCGGCTGCTCTGGTGCGAGCAGCAAACGCCGCCCAGCGGGAACTCATCGACACGGGCAAGGTGGCCCATCGTCCGCTGACGAGCTCCGTGGATGGCCAGTGGTCCGAGGGTCTAGTGTCGGCCGCTCGCCTCGTGGCTGCCGCCACGCACAGCCTGGTGGAGGCCGCCCAGAACCTGGTGCGCGGCGTGGGCACCGAGGAGATGCTCATCTCGACGGCCAAGCAGGTGGCCGCTTCCACGGCCCAACTGCTGATTGCCTGCAAGGTGAAGTCGAATCCCAACTCGGAGGCCGGACGTCGTTTGCAGGCCGCCGGCAACTCGGTGATCAAGTCCACCGACAACCTGGTGCAGGCCGCCCAACAGGGcctggaggcggaggaggagcacTCGCTGCGCATCAACACGTCGATGGTGGACGGCATGGCGCAGGAGATCAACGCCCGATCCGCTGTGCTGCGCAAGGAGAAGGAGCTGGCGGAGGCGCGCGAGCGGCTGAAGTATGTGCGCCAGGCCAAGCGCTACGGCAAGAACGGCCAGGGATTCACCACGGACGAGAGTGAACCCGAGTACTCCTACGGAACGCTCAACAAGAGCCAGAACAAT ACTTTGGGTCGCAGCGGTTACTACGGTTCCAGCGAAATGCCCAGCTCGCCGAGCTACTTGTCCggtggccagcagcagcagcagccgcagaaGCACCACTACAACTATGCCAGTCCGCAGCCGCAGCACTTCCATCACCCCGGAGCGGTGTCTCCCCCGCCGTCCAACTATCCGCATATGGACGACGCCAACGGAGACTTcccgccgccgccaccaccgctGTCCACGACCATTTCTAACATGCAGACCGCCACGTCGGGTCACAGTTTCCGCCCTAATCCCAAGCTAACAGCCAATGCCGTGCCCAGACCCTATCCGGGCAGTCCGGGCGGCAGCAATGGCCTAACCACCGCACCCACCACGTCGGGTACACCCACTAACCCCAACTACCAGCAAAGCTTTGAGTCGTCGACGAGCATTAAAACGCTTAACTCATCTCCACCGGCGGTGCCAAAGAAGCCCACAGCCAGCCGGAATCTGGAGGCGTGTGTGCAGGATTTGCACGACAAGACCTTTGGCCAGGGCGGCGTAGTGCAGCTAACGGGCGGAAATGGCTATCCTGGTCAAAACTACGAAGGATACACATCCAG ATATGAGACGCGAAACTTTGACAAGTCGGCCAACAACACCACCAGCAGCCGCAGTGAACTCGGCATGGTCAAGCCCCTGGAGTCGAGCTTCTCGCAGATGACACTCAACACCGATGGCGGCAAGATCAGCATTGTGGACCAGGGCTCGGAGCGACTCACCTCCATGACACAGCGCGTGATGGAGCGCAAGTCCTTCACCACAACAACGGAATCCCGGTCGGAGACCAAGACGGAGAAGCATAGTTTTCGATTGGACTAG